The segment TACTTCTCAGCCAGGCCGATGTGCAGCGCAACGCCGGAGAAGTTTCCGGCCACGGCGAGGCGGTAGATCCAGTCGGTGTCGAGCGAGTCCGGATTATCGAAGAAATCGATCGGCCCGTGCTCGAGGCCCTGGTCGATGGGGAGGATCATCAGGGTGCCGTTGGCCGGACCGTGTTCGTACATCAGGCGGTGAAGCCGTGCGCGCTTTCCGACCGAGAGATTCATCTGTTCGAAGGTCGGGCGCGGGCTCGTCGTGGTTGCAGTGCTCATGCACGGCGGCTTCGGCCAGGAGCGCGGCGTCGCCTCCGGAAATGGGCGTTCGTGAGCGAACCACAACGAGTAGGTTTTGTCGGATTGGGCGCTATGGGCGAGCCGATGGCTCGATCGCTGCGCCGAGCGAATATTCCGGTAGCGGCCATCGTCCACCGCCGCCGCGAGCCGCTCGAGCGGTTGCTCGAGGACGGCGTTACGGAAGCCGGCGACGGCGCGGCCTTGGCGGCCCAGAGCGACGTCGTGATTTTTTGCCTTCCGGATTCCCCGCAGGTCGAAGAATCGCTCTTCGGCCCCTCGGGGGTGGCGGCGGGGCTACGGCCTGGGTCGATCGTCATCGATATGTCCACCCTCTCGCCGGTCGCGTCCAAAAGCTTCGCGAGCCGATTGGCCGCATTAGACGTGGCGTTCGTCGACGCGCCGGTGAGCGGGGGACCGATGCGCGCGGCGAGCGGGACACTCACGATCATGGTCGGCGCGTCACCACAGGATTTCGCGCGGGTCGAGCCGCTGCTGCGCGCCATGGGCACGCCCTACCACCTCGGGCCGGTCGGCATGGGCGAGACGGTCAAGCTCGTCAATCAGGTGATCGTCGCGAACGTGATGATCGCTAACGCCGAGGCGTTGACGTTTGCCAAGCGTGCCGGCGCCGACCTCGACGCTGCTCGAAAGGTTATCGCTACCTCGACGGGTTCGAACTACATTCTGGAGCAATGGTTGCCGAAGACGTGGCTAGCGGGAACGTTTGAAGGCGGGTTTGCACTCGATCTCCTGCGTAAAGACGTTGCGGCTGCGCTCGATGCCGCTCGCAGCATGGCTCACCCTATGCCGGCATCGGCGCTGGCCTATCAGCTCTACACCGCTCGCTCGGCAGAAGGGGACGGCGCGCTCGACTACAGCGCGATCGCCAAATCATATGAACGGACCCCTTGAAACAAAACAGTCGCGCGGCACTTTTGTAAAGAGCCCGGACTTCAACAAAAAAATCTTGGTCGTCGACGACGAATCGGCGATTTTACAAACGCTGCGTTTCAACTTAGAACGCAGCGGTTATGCGGTTGTAACGGCCAGCGACGGCCGTAGCGCGATCGCCATGGCGCAACGCGAGCAGCCAGATCTCATCGTGCTGGATATCATGCTTCCCATTTTGGACGGAATCGAAGCGTGTAAGGAAATTCGCAAATTCAGCGCGGTGCCGATCATCATGCTAACGGCCAAGGATCAAGAAATCGACAAAGTGCTGGCGCTCGAGCTCGGCGCCGACGATTACGTGACCAAACCGTTTGCCTTGCACGAATTTTTAGCGCGCGTCAAGGCGCGGCTGCGCCGGCAGTCGCCGATCGCTTCTGGGCACGAAGACGCGCTCTCGCTCGGCGGTATCGTGCTCGACCCGTCGCGTCAGCAACTCTCGGTGCGCGGCAAGGACGTCTCCCTGGCGCCCAAGGAGTTCGCGCTCCTGCGCGTGCTGATGGAGAACAACGGTCGCGTCGTAACCCGCCAGACGCTGCTCGATAAAGTGTGGGGTTACGATTTCGAAGGCGAGCAGCAAACGGTCAGCGTGCACGTGCGATGGCTGCGCGAAAAAATCGAGGAAGACTCGCGTAATCCGCGGCACATCCTCACGGTGCGCAGTCGCGGATATATGTTCAAATC is part of the Candidatus Dormiibacterota bacterium genome and harbors:
- a CDS encoding NAD(P)-dependent oxidoreductase, with the protein product MSEPQRVGFVGLGAMGEPMARSLRRANIPVAAIVHRRREPLERLLEDGVTEAGDGAALAAQSDVVIFCLPDSPQVEESLFGPSGVAAGLRPGSIVIDMSTLSPVASKSFASRLAALDVAFVDAPVSGGPMRAASGTLTIMVGASPQDFARVEPLLRAMGTPYHLGPVGMGETVKLVNQVIVANVMIANAEALTFAKRAGADLDAARKVIATSTGSNYILEQWLPKTWLAGTFEGGFALDLLRKDVAAALDAARSMAHPMPASALAYQLYTARSAEGDGALDYSAIAKSYERTP
- a CDS encoding response regulator transcription factor, whose protein sequence is MNGPLETKQSRGTFVKSPDFNKKILVVDDESAILQTLRFNLERSGYAVVTASDGRSAIAMAQREQPDLIVLDIMLPILDGIEACKEIRKFSAVPIIMLTAKDQEIDKVLALELGADDYVTKPFALHEFLARVKARLRRQSPIASGHEDALSLGGIVLDPSRQQLSVRGKDVSLAPKEFALLRVLMENNGRVVTRQTLLDKVWGYDFEGEQQTVSVHVRWLREKIEEDSRNPRHILTVRSRGYMFKS